GAGACATTGAGGATCTCAATTCCAATCAGGTTATTCTCGTCATCGTAATCGAGGATGACACCCGGCTTGATCTCTTCTGAATCCTTAATAGGGGCATCAGACAGCCGCATATACACTGCATCAGCCTCTTTATCGATGGTCACTTTCATGGTCGTTCCCTCCTGTCAAAGAATATTGTTATCACACGATTTGGA
This portion of the Methanocalculus alkaliphilus genome encodes:
- a CDS encoding DUF2283 domain-containing protein, yielding MKVTIDKEADAVYMRLSDAPIKDSEEIKPGVILDYDDENNLIGIEILNVSRRVPSAALTSIQLETA